AGATGTTACAGGCCAAGGTGGAAGATCCCAAAGCATGCAATGTGTAACTTTCTCAAAGTGGAGGCCAGGAGGTTTTGTAGACTATGAGATTATATGATGATGGGTGTAGGACCGATTTCAAGATGCACCAGAGGCTCTTGGGAAGAAGCAGCAAAAAATACAGTCTTTCCCACTGAAAATATACACGCTCGCCATTCATCAGCGCTCAGAGAGGAATCTAGAAAATAAGACGTCCTACACATGGTTTCCAGGTCTTAAGGTTTTGCAGAATGTTATAGTTATTGTTGTTTACGGAACATGAGTCATCACAGTGTCTCTGCCTGGAGTCTGATGTGTTAACTTGATGTGGTGCAGAAGTGGAAGCAAGTCTAGGAGAATGGACATCCACACTGCCATTGGAAACCCACTCTCTCTAATATTTCTCCAGGAAGAGATTTTTAATCATTTGGATAGGATCCACTGGAACAGAGCTTTCCGTCACGGGCCCCATGTTTGTTCCTTTTCTATAagaattgtgattttttttcttcaaccAGGTATGGTGAGAAGGGGAAAGCCATCAGAATTGAAAAGGTGATCTAtacagggaaggagggaaagagttcTCGCGGTTGCCCTATTGCTAAGTGGGTAAGTGGCTTTTACCACATAGACTTGGCTGAAGAGTTATCTATTTCCACATTTTTTTGTCACCATGCAAGAAATTCCTAGACATCTCCCCCTCCAATTCAAGAACAGCTTTAGGGAGCTGAAGCAAAGTAACATTTAATGTATTGGTTTGTCGCCTTTCTTTCATCATTGTTGCAGAGCGTAGGAATTGCCTTGCATAAAAGGCTGGTTTATGCCACAAAGCAGCGCTTGGGTAGCTTCCATATGTGCACATGTGTTTCGTTTCCTTAACCAATCAGTGCCCTCTTCCACCCTCCAGGTCATCAGGAGACACAACTCAGATGAGAAGCTGTTGTGCCTGGTGCGGCATCGtgctggccaccactgccagaaTGCTGTCATCATCATCTTGATTCTGGCCTGGGAGGGAATCCCTCGCACCTTGGGAGACACCCTGTACCAAGAGCTCACTGACACACTCACAAAATATGGAAACCCCACCACTCGACGATGTGGGTTGAATGATGAGTAAGTGCCTTGAATGCTTGCCAAGTGGATGGGCTGATGGGAAAGAGCTATGTTAGAGGTTTTTATTTATTGGTTGATGTTCCTTTCTGCAGTGTGAGGCTTGTCTTGTTTGCCTGAGCTCTGTGGATTGTTCCACTAAAATATGCCTTGTTTGCGGTGGCACCATTCGGAGCAAGGGTGGGAACCTTATTTCCTGTTGCCTCCTGCTTGTTACAGGGAGGCTGATGCACATTAGTAGGAGGCCTGGTATGTAGCGTAGATTCTGGTTGGAGCATGTGGGAACCAGTTGTGGGTCAGGCACTTGAACTGAAGCATTTTTAGATTAGCTTTTCAGATCAGCAGCTTTATCTCTTTCACTTTTTatttcacccttcctccaaggagctaagGGTGGTATACATGATTcttcattttgtcttcacaaccatgttaggctgagaaagaaagagattGGCCCAAAGTCGCCCAGAGAGTTTCATTGCTGAACAGAGGCTTGAACTCAGTTCTCCCCAGTCCTAAGCCACTAAACAGTACTGCATTTTCTTAACCTGCAACTTGGGATATAACTTCTAATTTTTTTCTCATATAAGTCCTTCCTTCACTTtcgttctctctctcctcactgaGTTTCTCATTCTCTTAAAAGAAAATAGAGCTGCTACTTGAACAGCTTACTTTAGGATGAGCTGAAGACTGAACCTTCGGGACTCATAGCATCACTAGCAAACACTATGcagtttttcaaataaaaaatcagAGGCTGCCAGCTAAGGATCGTAGTTCCCAGGCACTGTTGACTGGAGGAGTTTATGGCCCTCTAATTTATTTGTGTTTGATACCCTGGGATTAGATTGGGATTGCTCCTGCCACAGACCTGTGGTTTTCTTTACACTAATATGCCCATGTGCTGTTTTGTACTTATTTCCAGTCGGACCTGTGCATGTCAAGGCAAGGACCCCAACTCTTGTGGTGCTTCTTTCTCTTTTGGTTGCTCCTGGAGCATGTATTTCAACGGGTGCAAATATGCTCGAAGTAAAACTCCTAGGAAATTCAGGCTAATAGGAGACAATCCTAAGGAGGTgagtaagacacacacacacctaacgCAGGGCTACTCATTCATTTTGCAAGGTGAGTTAAGGCTCCTGGGCTTACCAGTGTATGGTGACTTAAGAGTTAGAATAATAACACTGCAGTCCTAGCACAGTTCTCAAAAATGCATGCACTAAAGCAAAATGAATTGTTGTACTATTAAAAGAAAACAGGAAGTAAAGCACTTGGTCATGGTGGACGAGAGAGCTTTATTCCAGCAGACAGGACAAGATTTAAATTATGCAAATTGAGGCCAGCATGCATGTTAAACAAAGACAGCATTCAGACCACGCCCTTCCCTGGTTTTCCTTCAGTTGAACATTAGGTCCAGTACATCCAGAACTGATCTTCTGGCTTCATTTTCAAAAAACCCTCTAAATCCCTGCATATAGAATACTAGCATATCAGGAACCATGTTAATGCAAACTACACAGCAGCACAATTGCCTTTCAAGCCATCTAAGCAAGGTGAAAACACACCAGTAGGGACAAAGTAATcacaaaatgtatcaaaaatactGTAATGGAGTACAACTCTCATAAATAGTCAATCCAATCAGTAACATGAgtcaggtaagaatacaaagaCAGGTGCACCAGAGTCGTGTGCAGGTGACTAACATATATGATACaagaaatccaacaggaagacatccaacaggtaagtccagAAATTccaagtatttgaataaagtcaATCAAGATTGATAATACGTGTTTTCTTTCAGGTGGAGCTGTGTTCAAAAGCTGCTGCAAAGAAGCCCACGATGCCCAACAGACTGTGCCAGCTGAGTTCCGCTGTTTTAACCACCTTTTAACCACCTTAAACAGAAATTAATTCATACTTCCAACATGCCAAAGTCAAGACAGTCAATTGGTGTATTGAGTCTCACATGGAAGTATGAATTAATTTCTGTTTAAGGTGGTTAAATGTTGCCCCTGATGACGCGGGAACACGAAACAGCGGAACTCAGCTGGCACAGTCTGTCGGGCATCGTGGGCTTCTTTGCAGCAGCTTTTGAACACAGCTCCACCTGAAAGAAAACACGTATTATCAATCTTGATTaactttattcaaatacttggAATCTctggacttacctgttggatgtcttcctgttggatttcttGTATCATATATGTTAGTCACCTGCACACGACTCTGGTGCACCTGtctttgtattcttacctgacTCATGTTACTGATTGGATTGACTATTTATGAGAGTTGTACTCCATTACagtatttttgatacattttgtgATTACTTTGTCCCTACTGGTGTGTTTTCACCTTGCTTAGTTACCTTTACCTTTGCCAGtgggttcctcttttgtttttgcatTTCAAGCCATCTAAGCAGTGGCTGATTCCAGAAATCTAGTCTTATTTCTGAATAGGAAGATCTTGGTTCCGATCCCAGGTCTAATTTGCAATAAGCTAGACCTTTTTCTTTCAGAATCTGTAAAATAAGAATAATAGTAAGTGGCCTGAAAGGATTGTGGAGAGGGTTAATTGTTTCCTGTctttaaaatggcagccaagTCTTTAGCCATTGGTGGATTTTTGAGCCTGTATTAATAAAGATCTACTGGTCTGACTACCAGCACTGTCCTAATAGGACTGTACAGTTTCTAAGTCCAGTGTACATCCCAGTGCATCTGTTTCTTTGTTAttctgctccaggaggaaaaagcAGAGACTCGGTGGTAGAGCCCATGCTCTGCATGCATAAAATCCAGCCCCTGGCATGTACAGCTGAACCTGCGATCCCAGACAGACAGCAGCCTTGGGAAAGTCCTCTGAGCATGAAGCCTTAGAAAGCTGCTGCCATTCAAAGCAGATAGAGTTGGGCTAGAACACGACTAGTCTCTTCCCTTGGAAAGGTTGCTTTGTATTTTAATGAGCAAACTTTGGTTCTTGTTTCAGGAAGAAGTGCTCAGAAGAAGTttccaggacctggctacagaaGTTGCCCCACTTTATAAGAAGCTGGCACCCCATGCCTATCAAAATCAGGTGCTGGATATTACCTTCCCATTCTTCAGCTGTTCGCTTTAAGAAGAATTGATATTGAGAAGCCAATttccccagggttttttttacagcCTAATATGGTCAAGAAGTGGAACTGATAATGGGGCAAAGTAAAATGAGCTGCAGTATGTAATGCAGACGAGAGAAGGCTAAACCAGATGCTAGCCTATGCCCCGGAGATCCTGAATTCACCCTTTCATTTTCTCCCATGGAACTGTTTTCAATTCACTCCTGTGGCAAATTAAAGAACTGCAGTGCTGTGGTGAGGCAAAATTTCATTCCCCTCCTTTGACCAGGTTAGCCCAGCTTCCTCCCACCCACTGGGAACTACAACATGCTCCTGTGTGATCCTGCATCCTCTAGGAGGCCTTGCAATATACAGTTTCGCTGCCCACACACACATCACTTTCTGTCTGCCGCAAGGTGCATTTTTTCATAGAATGAGCACATGGGAGACTTCATACAGAGAAATATGCTGAGAAGCAGCATGTACTATCCTAAGAGAGGGCAGAGGGATGCTGTAGCTTTTGACAGGGCCATCTCACATCCTCTGATTTTAGTGTCTTGTTACACTTCTCATTGTAAGTAGAACTTTGTATGTTCTTAAAATTAGGTTAACAATGAAGATATAGCAATAGACTGCCGGCTTGGACTCAAAGAGGGGAGGCCCTTCTCCGGGGTGACAGCATGTATGGACTTCTGTGCTCATGCTCATAAGGATCAGCATAACCTCTACAATGGGTGCACTGTGGTAAGAAAGTATCCTTGATCTGAGGTTGAATATCACTAATGAATATCACTAAAGTATCCTTGATCTGAGGTTGAATATCACTAATATCACTAATCCATTCATCCATTGAAAGAGTGAGAGCAGGGGTGGAGCTGACGAGGAATCATGAGCAAAGcattcccagaattctttggaCAACCACTGTGAAGAGCAGATGTGCCCGGAGTTCTTTTTAAATTGTTGCACTACCCACTGGACTGAAGTTGCCATTGCAGTATTGGAACATAGCAAGGTAGACTTGAGTAGATCCAATCAAGGGGGCATGTGTGCACATACTTGCCTTGGTGGAACTTGCATAGGCATGAACCCCAGCAAGAAAAAATTAAGGAAGCCCTTTGCCTTAAGGAACATGTATGGCTAATTATAACCAGTTATTAAAGTTCATAGCCCAAGGGAAATGAAGGCATGTGTATAACGCTGTAATGAGAGATTTAATCTTGAACTGGAATATTTCTCGACCAGAATTCCAAGAACCATGCAACTTGCTCCATGCGTTCAAGAGATCCTTGGTCTTGAGTTTCTTCAACAGTAGTTTTGAAATCAAGTTGGAAATCGAGTTGCAAAAGCAGTTTTTCTTACGTTACAAGGCACTGACTGAGCACAAGTAGCTCTTTGGATTGTGGCCTTGGTTTCCTGCATTCCATATCATTTAACCTGTGCCTTGTTTGCCCACTTTTTCAGGTGTGTACCTTGACAAAAGAAGACAATCGTACCATCGGGCAGATCCCAGAGGATGAACAACTGCATGTCCTTCCACTGTATAAAATGTCCCCCACAGATGAGTTTGGCAGTGAGGAGAATCAAGCTGCAAAGGTGGGCAGTGGGGCAATCCAGGTGCTCACTTCCTTTCCAAGGGAAGTCAGGAAGCTTCCTGAGCCAGCCAAGTCTTGCAGGCAGAGGCAACTGGAAGCTAGGAAGGCAGCTGCCgagaaaaagaaaatgcagaaAGAGAAGCTGATTACACCTGAAAAAATCAAGCAGGAAGTCCTTGAGATCCCAGCACTCCAGCAGAATGCAGGTAAGGACAACAGGGCTCATAGCCAGAAGGATGACTGCAGTCGCAGCCCATCCCTTGCTTTTGATACATGATTCTTGCTAGGTTAGCTTATGGAGGGGGACCCCCTCCATGGATGGACTGTTGATGTAGCTACTGTTTCATTATACTTTTTACTAGCATCAACTTTTGATTTCCTATTATCAGGAAATGCTTTCTATGTCAACTTTTCTACTGAGGATACCCATGCACATATGCCATGGAAAGCTTGTGTATTGATAGGAATCTGGAACATGAGTTCCGTCAGCTAACTTGGTGCACTAGCCAGGCCTGTTTGGTCTTCTCCTGATGCTGCAGCATAGAAGATACCCGGTATTCTCTAGAAAGCACATTGGAGGGGAAGATTGGTAATGGTGGGCTAAGATTCTCCTCTGTTGTTGATGTTCTTATTTAGAAAATCCTAAGAAGCTACCATGAGACTGAAGGGTTCACCTGAACTTGGTTTGAAAACCACTACTGTAGGTGATTCACTGTGTAGTGAGTGGcccttgtcagtttcacctcttgcTTTTGAGGTCAGAAGTGAAATGCAGAAAAATGAAtcctcagtactggaagagaccCCTTAGGACAGGAAACAAAACCTGTTCTCCATTGCCAAAAAATTGTTGCACAACATCAGAATTTATTCCTTtatatcctctccctcccatttaTATCTTGTGGGGATTACAGACTGGCACTGTTGCAGTCATCAAGGGACTAGTTACGAGAATCGTGCCAAGGAAGTAATGTGGCTGGGGTATACTTTGCTGGAGTGTGTAGATTGCCTAGCAATCTGTGAAAGCATCAAAAAACTGAGAATGTTGCACAGCTGCAGCACCCCAGAGCAGGTGCTAAGTAAGGCCTTTGACAAGTGAGATACAGGAAGAGAGGCAGcactggcggggggtgggggtgggtaagCACAAGATTCCCTAGATTTTTTTAGTAGGTGCAGAATGTGGTAAAATTCTCCTTGCCTGTTAATACAGGCAATCAGCTTATCAGCTGTTACATACATGCAGTGGTAAATCACCATCTGGCAAATGGCCACCTGTACCCCTCTAACACTCAGCCAAGAGATATAAAAATTTCAGATATAGTGTGACTGTGACCATCAAATGAGGGTACAGCCTCTGTCTTTGGAAATTTGTGTTAAAGAAATTGTGCTGTTTCTGCAAACTGATATTGACTCTGGtgctgtgcccacagatgcaGCCTTGAAAGGTGGATTTCCGCAGCAGTCAGTCAAACCTTCCATTAAAGTGGAACCTCAGAATCATTACAACACTTTCAAATACAATGGAAATGCTGTGGTGGAAAGCTATTCTGTGTTGGGGAACTGCAGGCCCTCTGACCCGTACAGCATGAACAGTGTTTACTCTTATCATTCCTACTATGCACAACCTAATCTGCCTTCCATGAATGGGTTGCATTCAAAGTTCTCACTTCCATCTTTTGGGTACTATGGATTTTCCAGCAATCATATGTTCCACTCCCAGTTTTTGAATTATGGTGATACAAGGACTGCCCCTTGGCTAAACAACAGCTATGAGAAAAAGCCTGATGTTCAAATGTTGCAAGATAACTTGAGCCACGCTTACAGGAATTCTGAAATAGCAGATGAAGTCCCTCCCACAGTACGAAACAAAAACCACCACCAGCGAACCTATGAGAGAGCCAGTAGGCATACAGGAAAAACAGTGGCTGTGCCCCAGAGATCTAACTCAGTCCCTGCAGAAGTCCTGCCATTTGCACAAAATGCAAACTGTTTCAACAACCGAACGATCAAGCAAGAGCCAGTGGACTCCTTGTCACATATGGAGTGCATTCAGAGGGCTGCTTCTGTTAGTGGACATAATTCAAGTCTGAAGTCATCTGATTTGTCCCTGTCATCTCAGAATGGAGGAACAGAACAACGATGGAGCCCTTATAAAGCCAACAGAAATGAGTCTTCTTTTGGCAGGACTAGTGACACTGAGAGCCCATGGAACATGTTTACGCCTAGTGACAATGCTGGTGTGCTCAGTGCAAACACACAGAATAAATCAAATTTGTTCAGCTCCCATTCAAACACTACCAGGTTACCACAGTCCCATCTACTGGAGAAACAGTGGAACTTATTTCCTGGAGAAGGGCAGCCACTGCCACTTGGCTCTGACGTGCTAGGGAAGTCATGGAGCCCCTGCAAGGCCAATGAAAATTCTTTGGTATTTTCCAGTTCAACAAATTCAAATTTTCAGGAGAAACCCTGGAACCTTGGACAACTGAACTATGGTTCCAGCCAGGGAAGCTCAAGGGTTCAAGAGGAGTTTTGGGGTTCTGTCAAAGTGGATGACAGGAGGACTCCAACACCTGGCACGGGATTACACAACAGGCCATGGAGTTCTTTTGGTTCATTGTCTACTATGGCATCAGGTGTGTGTGGAGAGAAACCATTTACTTCCTTGAAAGCAGAAGGCAGTGCAATGTTGCCAGGTGCTGGCCACCAAGAAAGACCTCCTTGGGACCCTTTTGGTTTAGATGACAGCATGGAAGAGTCAGCTGACAAGAACataaaggaggaggggggagaggacagggaggaagaggaggaaatatgGTCAGACAGTGAACACAACTTCCTGGATGAAAACATTGGTGGGGTGGCAGTGGCTCCGGCCCATGGCTCTATTCTCATTGAATGTGCGAGGCGAGAGCTGCATGCCACCACCCCTCTGAAGAAACCCAACCGATGTCACCCCACTCGTATCTCTCTAGTATTCTACCAGCACAAGAACTTGAACCAGCCCAATCATGGACTTGCCCTTTGGGAAGCAAAAATGAAACAGCTGGCAGAGAGAGCACGGGCAAGGCAAGAGGAGGCAGCCAGGCTCGGCCTTCAACAGGACATCAAGGCCTTTGGCAAGAAGCGGAAATGGGGAGGCGGCTTGGCCACAGAGCCCCAGCACAGAGAAAAAAAGGATTCTGTCCCGACGCGGCAGGCCCTGGCCATTCCAACAAACTCTGCTATCACTGTGTCCTCTTATGCCTATACCAAGGTAACTGGACCATACAGTCGCTGGATATGAGAAGAATACTGCTCACATGTGGCCATCTTACCTCAAAGTCTGCGGCACTGGAAGACAGTGCTAGTTTGTGGTGCTTTTTCCTAGCGGATGTCAGAGAGAATACAAATGAAATCTAGCCAATTGTGGCATTTCTGAGATCTACACTTAGAAGTCAAGTTAAAGAAACTTATTGCTAACATTTTTTCCAGTAATCCAATATTTATatctctgcattttttaaaaaaaaatcctatcctTGTTCATCgcaagaatggaaagagaaatttatAGTGTCCTTTCACAAAGGAAAGCTTTTAAATTCCATTTCAGATgcatatttattggatttttaacaAAATATTATTACAGCTCTGAAGAAGCAGgtttaaaagacaaaaaagcCCCACCTCATACTAAACCAGCTAAAAATCTGTACAGTTCATATCTATGCTGGTAGAAATCTCAACCTTGGAGACCACCCCAAAATGTGTACTTTCAattgaaaaataattttttaaaatgaaatggggtGCATAATTTGCTGCCTGAATGTTTCTTACAGATACAGTAGATCTTTGTAGGGAAGGAAGAGGTTTGGTGGAGATTAGACCCATGTTCTATGACAATGAATTATAGATAAATAATGGTTTCCTGTTCAGTGGGTCTTTGCCATCTTTGAACAGAAACTTCCTGTTCTTGTCAAAAGCACTCACTCCTTATGAAACCAGGGAAAGAGAGACATTTTGCTTGCCAATTCCAAACCCCTGCACAACTGAAGCCTCAGTAGGGCAACTCAGATACTGTACCCTCTGCCAGGGGTTGAGTGTTAACATGAATGTGGTTTATGCATGTTGATGCTTGAATTGCAAGAGGGAACTTGCGCAAAATGATTACGAACCAGGTTTGCTGAAGAGGCTATATCATTACAGCAGTTATGAAATGGGAATGAATGTGAACTTACCTCTTTTGACCAGGTTTAGGCGTTTGTTAGCATGAAGAAGAACAGCGAGATCTGAAAATACGTAAATAAATCCGCTTCCCTTGTGAAAAGCTTATGAGTGAAGAAAAGAGGCTGCATGATGTGCATAGAATTAAGCTAGTTTATTTTTTCTTCATCAACAGTTAAATAATAACCTAATCCGTGAATCCTGTTAAAttaagaggagagaaagaaaaacaagagaaaaggaagtaaaagagagggagaaagatgTAACTGGGTGATAGGGAGAAATCCATGTAGAATGCAGTCCATATCAAACAACATGCAAAGGAGTACTGTTGGTCCAGACAGTGTTTCTTTTTGTCTCATTCTGTGGGAGGAATTCAGCAGTAGGATGAAGAGAAAATAATTAGTCTTGTTTGCATTCCCACAACTGCATTTAGCAACTTTTACATTTCAGTCAAGCCTGTAAACTAATTCCCACAGAGGAAAGAAAAGTTGGTTTGGGCTAGTTCAGACTGTGGTCTGTATTATCTTTGTATCCTTCTGTTCTATAGCACTAAGAGACATAAATTAGAAATTATAAACACAAAAATCTCAGGATTGAACTACTGTATCTTTCAGAAACCACCTCCAAACCCCATAATGCAAACTCTGGTGGGATTGTCCTGGGGCGTGAGGCCGTGGCCTGTTTTTATCATCTCTGGTGCAGAGTCCAATAGAAAAGAGGACTCAGTGGGTCTTTTTTGCACTGCATTTTCCACTGGTGCATGCTTACCAAATGAAAATGTCCTCTCCTTACAAGTGGATATTTTCAAATGCAAAAATGAAATAAGCAGCTTCTTGTAAGTGGATTTTTTTCTGgtgccattttgttttttaaagaaaaaaccccAACAATTATGTGATGACAAATTACTGCAACACAGCTGGTGCTTTTAAAACTTTGAATCACAATTTTGTAAAATAACTCAACCTCCCGAATCAATCATGCAAGTTGTCTTAAGAATACTAATTCACATAAGTGGCTAGACCTCTTGGAAGCCAGACCTCCCTTTAAGAGAAGCTTTGATTAGCGATGGTCCTCCCTAAATTATAGTGGAATTTATTCCAGTTCACAAGTCTCATACCACCTAAACCACACCAAAACCAGTTTTGGGATCTCATTTGGTTTAAATCGGTTATTATCTTGATGGGAAAGATTGATAGATAGAAATGTATGGTAATAGACTGATGTGTGTGAGAGCAACTTCAGGTGCATAGGTCTTCTCCATATTGTGTGAATATCGCTTGTACCAGAAAAATGTTGAGCTAAAGGATGAAGTTTCTAATGGACACGGTGCTCCTGTTGAATCTATTGGGGAAATCCCAGTTGACTTCCATAGGTTGGGACTTTCCAATCTGAAGATAGTACCTTCAGAACATCTCTGCAACCTGAGATAAGGTCTCTCTTCAGATTGGATGGTGGCAACTCTAGTGACAATAGGTAAGAGTATAttgccatctttttctgcatGTCTTTCTGCAGAAATTGGAGGTCTGACTCCTTCAGCAGAGCGAATCCCACTGGCTTTGAGgagcttgtgtgtatgtgtggtttCTCAGTAGTGCAGAAGGACCAAGAGCAAAAACCTGTTAGAGATTTGAAACTGGATTATAATACTCGATCACCTTCTGCACTTAACAGGTGCCTTTTGAGAAAAAGACAGCTTGCAAATGAAAATCTGTACATAGCATTTGTTTACTAGAAAACCTTCTCAATCTTAGCGCACCGGCACAGATAAACAGGATCTCTATACAGCATCCTGGATGTTTTATGTGGTTCTG
Above is a genomic segment from Eublepharis macularius isolate TG4126 chromosome 14, MPM_Emac_v1.0, whole genome shotgun sequence containing:
- the TET3 gene encoding methylcytosine dioxygenase TET3 isoform X2 translates to MEEGLFNHVEERRLNEGDGPGLANGGREQTAGKGAMIMETGTWLGSPHTEQKADWEGMPAALSQGDSTNANLEDAQNLVAFSAAAEAAMSSHGMGPPSSPSLLSMQLYEKFNAEMNRSGTGDGPAMPPSNSCPDIEDLNALKAALALAKHGMKPPNCNCDGPECPDYLEWLENKIKSATVEDQSCTPQLLNQASEPPLDNGANQKQVPAADEKLTLCPSEALPLSQSALNIAKEKNISLQTAIAIEALTQLSSVLPEAAKEAPPPPQSPLQAMAFTSKEQLVQPSTFPAHIPNSVLSVSSAELYQSQASKAYASHNLPQAPVSLASSSWQQGTKGAQEMAPYCLNRNNGHLDTSGLFPNCTSTPQKADFPEQWSEESKLKNNLWGLNSNPSLSSLASDPMAELEQLLGTAGHCIKTAFKRPDMMPGKVKAIKAKQEQLAQKDESPGYHKPASSSQQLSQLLQETNFHKKTQKVLQQHLHHKRSLFLDQNLPQGAPQEQLPSWWTPKSQQAQPQKSSEKSPKERKKKIQVEKGAQVKPVRKQVQIKKSKQKDSQPLFLPVRQISLEGLRSAAPLERLSKEMQPEQLLPGTPTKFLSPAQFTSSPTELSPLQKLLENRSPAPNSQEMCHPSQEESPCYYPENAACSSASLSSPVPGFAPCSSTGACSNGHEEAFHRPMNSTDHPLFAHNPITVDDKLEELIKQFEAEFGESFSLQNSELPAPGLLTDGSLPAQPPSPPHPLSSLSHSPEPPGGLDPAFQPSAAKDCTPPSMGTPNAGHKMFSLLPGAEQPFENPFAARSPKQIKIESSGAITVVSTTCFYSDENQNTDTASVEGTPTKDKVPLTPTLSGFLESPLKYLDTPTKSLLDTPAKRAQAEFPTCDCVEQIVEKDEGPYYTHLGSGPTVASIRELMEDRYGEKGKAIRIEKVIYTGKEGKSSRGCPIAKWVIRRHNSDEKLLCLVRHRAGHHCQNAVIIILILAWEGIPRTLGDTLYQELTDTLTKYGNPTTRRCGLNDDRTCACQGKDPNSCGASFSFGCSWSMYFNGCKYARSKTPRKFRLIGDNPKEEEVLRRSFQDLATEVAPLYKKLAPHAYQNQVNNEDIAIDCRLGLKEGRPFSGVTACMDFCAHAHKDQHNLYNGCTVVCTLTKEDNRTIGQIPEDEQLHVLPLYKMSPTDEFGSEENQAAKVGSGAIQVLTSFPREVRKLPEPAKSCRQRQLEARKAAAEKKKMQKEKLITPEKIKQEVLEIPALQQNADAALKGGFPQQSVKPSIKVEPQNHYNTFKYNGNAVVESYSVLGNCRPSDPYSMNSVYSYHSYYAQPNLPSMNGLHSKFSLPSFGYYGFSSNHMFHSQFLNYGDTRTAPWLNNSYEKKPDVQMLQDNLSHAYRNSEIADEVPPTVRNKNHHQRTYERASRHTGKTVAVPQRSNSVPAEVLPFAQNANCFNNRTIKQEPVDSLSHMECIQRAASVSGHNSSLKSSDLSLSSQNGGTEQRWSPYKANRNESSFGRTSDTESPWNMFTPSDNAGVLSANTQNKSNLFSSHSNTTRLPQSHLLEKQWNLFPGEGQPLPLGSDVLGKSWSPCKANENSLVFSSSTNSNFQEKPWNLGQLNYGSSQGSSRVQEEFWGSVKVDDRRTPTPGTGLHNRPWSSFGSLSTMASGVCGEKPFTSLKAEGSAMLPGAGHQERPPWDPFGLDDSMEESADKNIKEEGGEDREEEEEIWSDSEHNFLDENIGGVAVAPAHGSILIECARRELHATTPLKKPNRCHPTRISLVFYQHKNLNQPNHGLALWEAKMKQLAERARARQEEAARLGLQQDIKAFGKKRKWGGGLATEPQHREKKDSVPTRQALAIPTNSAITVSSYAYTKVTGPYSRWI